A genomic segment from Neodiprion lecontei isolate iyNeoLeco1 chromosome 1, iyNeoLeco1.1, whole genome shotgun sequence encodes:
- the LOC124295611 gene encoding uncharacterized protein LOC124295611 isoform X3 produces MARLLELGTSDESGIIRNIAKKSTVIPQQDITNDVDENEATNSDDVEPEPQKKKRKHKTDKKKAKNRHVSNKKKKTKRSRESSSSLGYTSSADENLPPSEVDESTSNRNKNTRYINSAKGSTKNQTPKKNLAHKIVQHQYNDNSHESPNQLSGYETSNRNISSRIIRSTTQYDLSRSFSQLEPSTPTTSREQNTFEEKTLQYLEHIKSYTEQNHLLLRKIFSKQKEVSIDVTKKPAEFPKLPLNSMEDFSNLENILKSEEHRTYLTGKLASVGGTSGRQCVLAIMRSLLTNELAMQFNWAGRDKVPFQKTLTMETVYEAVKQTFLGKKEIGDATETSVSCAVKDWLKLARSRHTYVRKKG; encoded by the exons ATGGCGCGCCTACTGGAGCTGGGCACGTCCGATGAATCCGGAATAATTCGCAACATCGCTAAAAAATCCACTGTAATACCTCAGCAAGATATTACCAATGACGTGGACGAGAATGAAGCTACGAACAGTGATGATGTCGAACCTGAGccgcaaaagaaaaaacgtaaacaCAAAACCGACAAGAAGAAGGCTAAAAATCGACACgttagtaacaaaaaaaaaaaaacgaagcgtTCTCGTGAAAGTTCAAGTAGTTTAGGTTACACCTCTTCAGCTGACGAGAATTTGCCACCGTCCGAAGTCGATGAATCGACTTCTAACCGTAATAAGAATACTCGCTACATTAACTCAGCCAAAGGATCTACCAAAAATCAGACACCAAAGAAAAACTTGGCCCACAAGATCGTACAGCACCAGTATAATGATAATTCCCATGAGTCACCGAATCAGTTGTCTGGATATGAAACATCAAATAGAAACATTTCTAGTAGGATCATCAGGTCTACCACGCAATATGACTTATCAAGATCCTTTTCACAACTTGAACCTTCAACCCCGACCACATCACGCGAACAGAATacctttgaagaaaaaactctgCAGTATTTAGAACACATTAAATCCTACACTGAACAAAACCATCTGCTACTACGTAAAATCTTCTCAAAACAGAAGGAAGTCAGCATCGACGTAACAAAGAAACCAGCCGAATTCCCAAAACTTCCTCTTAACTCCATGGAAGACTTCTCCAACCTCGAAAATATCCTGAAATCCGAAGAGCATCGAACTTATTTA ACCGGGAAACTGGCTTCTGTTGGAGGGACAAGCGGTCGCCAATGTGTGTTGGCTATAATGAGGTCACTACTCACAAACGAATTAGCGATGCAATTCAATTGGGCAGGGAGGGACAAAGTCCCATTTCAAAAGACATTGACAATGGAAACTGTTTACg agGCTGTGAAACAAACCTTTCTTGGCAAGAAGGAAATTGGTGATGCAACCGAAACCAGTGTTTCGTGTGCCGTGAAAGACTGGTTAAAACTAGCTCGATCACGGCATACCTATGTACGAAAGAAGGGCTAA
- the LOC124295611 gene encoding uncharacterized protein LOC124295611 isoform X2 translates to MYAVIEFLVGEDRECALVPVLWLVENNTQCYWPRTKTEDHFTKLVKSKAAYEKTWPKFAIHKVLHTGDDYHDTEATMARLLELGTSDESGIIRNIAKKSTVIPQQDITNDVDENEATNSDDVEPEPQKKKRKHKTDKKKAKNRHVSNKKKKTKRSRESSSSLGYTSSADENLPPSEVDESTSNRNKNTRYINSAKGSTKNQTPKKNLAHKIVQHQYNDNSHESPNQLSGYETSNRNISSRIIRSTTQYDLSRSFSQLEPSTPTTSREQNTFEEKTLQYLEHIKSYTEQNHLLLRKIFSKQKEVSIDVTKKPAEFPKLPLNSMEDFSNLENILKSEEHRTYLYFVADRETGFCWRDKRSPMCVGYNEVTTHKRISDAIQLGREGQSPISKDIDNGNCLRGCETNLSWQEGNW, encoded by the exons ATGTATGCGGTGATTGAATTCTTGGTTGGCGAAGATAGAGAATGCGCATTGGTACCAGTTCTTTGGCTGGTCGAAAACAACACCCAATGTTACTGGCCACGGACAAAAACTGAAGATCATTTTACAAAACTTGTAAAATCAAAGGCTGCCTATGAAAAAACATGGCCAAAGTTTGCCATTCACAAAGTACTGCATACCGGAG ATGACTACCACGACACCGAAGCAACGATGGCGCGCCTACTGGAGCTGGGCACGTCCGATGAATCCGGAATAATTCGCAACATCGCTAAAAAATCCACTGTAATACCTCAGCAAGATATTACCAATGACGTGGACGAGAATGAAGCTACGAACAGTGATGATGTCGAACCTGAGccgcaaaagaaaaaacgtaaacaCAAAACCGACAAGAAGAAGGCTAAAAATCGACACgttagtaacaaaaaaaaaaaaacgaagcgtTCTCGTGAAAGTTCAAGTAGTTTAGGTTACACCTCTTCAGCTGACGAGAATTTGCCACCGTCCGAAGTCGATGAATCGACTTCTAACCGTAATAAGAATACTCGCTACATTAACTCAGCCAAAGGATCTACCAAAAATCAGACACCAAAGAAAAACTTGGCCCACAAGATCGTACAGCACCAGTATAATGATAATTCCCATGAGTCACCGAATCAGTTGTCTGGATATGAAACATCAAATAGAAACATTTCTAGTAGGATCATCAGGTCTACCACGCAATATGACTTATCAAGATCCTTTTCACAACTTGAACCTTCAACCCCGACCACATCACGCGAACAGAATacctttgaagaaaaaactctgCAGTATTTAGAACACATTAAATCCTACACTGAACAAAACCATCTGCTACTACGTAAAATCTTCTCAAAACAGAAGGAAGTCAGCATCGACGTAACAAAGAAACCAGCCGAATTCCCAAAACTTCCTCTTAACTCCATGGAAGACTTCTCCAACCTCGAAAATATCCTGAAATCCGAAGAGCATCGAACTTATTTA tATTTTGTTGCAGACCGGGAAACTGGCTTCTGTTGGAGGGACAAGCGGTCGCCAATGTGTGTTGGCTATAATGAGGTCACTACTCACAAACGAATTAGCGATGCAATTCAATTGGGCAGGGAGGGACAAAGTCCCATTTCAAAAGACATTGACAATGGAAACTGTTTACg agGCTGTGAAACAAACCTTTCTTGGCAAGAAGGAAATTGGTGA
- the LOC124295611 gene encoding uncharacterized protein LOC124295611 isoform X1 — MYAVIEFLVGEDRECALVPVLWLVENNTQCYWPRTKTEDHFTKLVKSKAAYEKTWPKFAIHKVLHTGDDYHDTEATMARLLELGTSDESGIIRNIAKKSTVIPQQDITNDVDENEATNSDDVEPEPQKKKRKHKTDKKKAKNRHVSNKKKKTKRSRESSSSLGYTSSADENLPPSEVDESTSNRNKNTRYINSAKGSTKNQTPKKNLAHKIVQHQYNDNSHESPNQLSGYETSNRNISSRIIRSTTQYDLSRSFSQLEPSTPTTSREQNTFEEKTLQYLEHIKSYTEQNHLLLRKIFSKQKEVSIDVTKKPAEFPKLPLNSMEDFSNLENILKSEEHRTYLTGKLASVGGTSGRQCVLAIMRSLLTNELAMQFNWAGRDKVPFQKTLTMETVYEAVKQTFLGKKEIGDATETSVSCAVKDWLKLARSRHTYVRKKG; from the exons ATGTATGCGGTGATTGAATTCTTGGTTGGCGAAGATAGAGAATGCGCATTGGTACCAGTTCTTTGGCTGGTCGAAAACAACACCCAATGTTACTGGCCACGGACAAAAACTGAAGATCATTTTACAAAACTTGTAAAATCAAAGGCTGCCTATGAAAAAACATGGCCAAAGTTTGCCATTCACAAAGTACTGCATACCGGAG ATGACTACCACGACACCGAAGCAACGATGGCGCGCCTACTGGAGCTGGGCACGTCCGATGAATCCGGAATAATTCGCAACATCGCTAAAAAATCCACTGTAATACCTCAGCAAGATATTACCAATGACGTGGACGAGAATGAAGCTACGAACAGTGATGATGTCGAACCTGAGccgcaaaagaaaaaacgtaaacaCAAAACCGACAAGAAGAAGGCTAAAAATCGACACgttagtaacaaaaaaaaaaaaacgaagcgtTCTCGTGAAAGTTCAAGTAGTTTAGGTTACACCTCTTCAGCTGACGAGAATTTGCCACCGTCCGAAGTCGATGAATCGACTTCTAACCGTAATAAGAATACTCGCTACATTAACTCAGCCAAAGGATCTACCAAAAATCAGACACCAAAGAAAAACTTGGCCCACAAGATCGTACAGCACCAGTATAATGATAATTCCCATGAGTCACCGAATCAGTTGTCTGGATATGAAACATCAAATAGAAACATTTCTAGTAGGATCATCAGGTCTACCACGCAATATGACTTATCAAGATCCTTTTCACAACTTGAACCTTCAACCCCGACCACATCACGCGAACAGAATacctttgaagaaaaaactctgCAGTATTTAGAACACATTAAATCCTACACTGAACAAAACCATCTGCTACTACGTAAAATCTTCTCAAAACAGAAGGAAGTCAGCATCGACGTAACAAAGAAACCAGCCGAATTCCCAAAACTTCCTCTTAACTCCATGGAAGACTTCTCCAACCTCGAAAATATCCTGAAATCCGAAGAGCATCGAACTTATTTA ACCGGGAAACTGGCTTCTGTTGGAGGGACAAGCGGTCGCCAATGTGTGTTGGCTATAATGAGGTCACTACTCACAAACGAATTAGCGATGCAATTCAATTGGGCAGGGAGGGACAAAGTCCCATTTCAAAAGACATTGACAATGGAAACTGTTTACg agGCTGTGAAACAAACCTTTCTTGGCAAGAAGGAAATTGGTGATGCAACCGAAACCAGTGTTTCGTGTGCCGTGAAAGACTGGTTAAAACTAGCTCGATCACGGCATACCTATGTACGAAAGAAGGGCTAA